A stretch of the Ananas comosus cultivar F153 linkage group 14, ASM154086v1, whole genome shotgun sequence genome encodes the following:
- the LOC109720401 gene encoding probable LRR receptor-like serine/threonine-protein kinase At1g56130 isoform X3 — protein MVVLRLPTISPSQYCFNLLFTLCLFLFVGRATAQAKTDPSEVQALNTILGRWGKVASAAWNISGEPCSGAAIDSTSFDDPNFNPAIKCDCSYNNKTTCHITQLKVYALDVVGPIPEELQNLTYLFNLNLAQNYLTGPLPAFIGNFSAMQYLSVGINALSGPVPKELGKLRNLLSLSISSNNFNGSIPPELGNLTSLQQLYIDSSGLSGELPSTLSNLENLQKLWGSDNNFTGQIPDFIGSWTNMLVLRFQGNSFEGPIPSSLSNLGNLTDLRIGDITSGRSSLDFVRNMTSLSNLVLRNCKISDTIPSSFGQFLNLQQLDLSFNNITGQLPPSLFSLNLLSYLFLGNNSLSGSLPAQKSTSLLNVDLSYNQLSGSFPSWVSQPNLKFILPSGLNCLQRNIPCYLGSPIYSSFGINCGGSKDITASDGTLYEIDDAALSAASYYVTGSTKWGVSNVGRFADASNASYIIASLSQFQNTLTSELFQTARMSPSSLRYYGIGLQNGNYTVKLQFAEIAFPNPPTWKSVGRRVFDVYIQGDLKAKDLDVRKEAGGTSFKAVVKTFVAPVTNNFLEIHFFWAGKGTCCIPTQGYYGPFISALSVSPYDFTPNVTNELPSTGSKSKTGLVVGLVVGIAVLGLLVIVGVFVLWRRKRRPGMDDDEFLSFVGKPDIFSYAELRSATEDFSPENILGEGGFGAVYKGKLSDGRIVGVKQLSVTSHQGKHQFVTEIATISQVQHRNLVKLYGCCIEGNKPLLVYEYLENRSLDQAIFGKNSLHLDWTKRFEICLGVARGLAYLHEESSVRIVHRDVKASNILLDADLNPKISDFGLAKLYDDKMTHISTRIAGTIGYLAPEYAMRGHLTEKADVFSFGVVALEVVSGRSNSDPSLEEEKVYLLDWAWHLYENKCALEMVDPRLTSFKEEEAARVIGVALLCTQASPLQRPPMSRVVAMLAGDVEVSKVTTKPGYLTEYQFKDASSSYFSESSSGPSAQQLSSNQVSVLSGSSTGAHTTVETPLPSQSLMGSIISEGR, from the exons ATGGTGGTGTTGAGGTTACCTACAATTTCTCCTTCTCAATATtgctttaatttgttgtttacTCTTTGCCTCTTCCTCTTTGTGGGAAGGGCCACTGCTCAAGCCAAGACAGATCCTTCTGAAG TGCAAGCTTTGAATACAATACTCGGGAGATGGGGGAAGGTGGCGTCGGCGGCTTGGAACATCAGCGGCGAGCCGTGCAGTGGCGCCGCCATCGACTCGACCAGCTTCGACGATCCGAACTTCAACCCGGCCATCAAGTGTGACTGCTCCTACAACAACAAGACTACTTGCCACATCACCCAGCT GAAAGTATATGCATTAGATGTGGTTGGACCCATCCCAGAGGAGCTTCAGAATCTCACTTATCTATTTAACCT GAACTTGGCACAAAACTACTTGACGGGGCCTTTACCAGCATTCATTGGAAACTTTTCTGCAATGCAGTACCT GTCTgtaggaattaatgctttatctGGGCCTGTCCCAAAGGAGCTCGGAAAGCTTCGGAATCTCTTATCACT GAGTATtagttcaaataattttaacggctcTATTCCTCCAGAGCTTGGGAATTTAACCAGTCTGCAGCAACt GTACATTGATAGTTCAGGCCTCAGTGGTGAACTTCCATCGACATTGTCTAATCTGGAAAACTTGCAGAAGCT GTGGGGTTCAGACAACAATTTCACCGGACAAATTCCTGATTTTATTGGGAGCTGGACAAATATGCTTGTCTT GAGATTCCAAGGCAATTCTTTCGAAGGTCCAATTCCTTCAAGCCTATCCAATCTTGGTAACTTGACGGACTT ACGTATAGGTGATATAACGAGTGGAAGATCTTCTTTGGACTTCGTCCGTAACATGACATCTTTGAGCAACCT GGTATTGAGAAACTGCAAAATATCTGATACTATTCCATCAAGCTTTGGGCAATTCTTAAACCTACAGCAATT GGATCTGAGCTTTAACAATATTACGGGTCAACTTCCTCCGTCCCTCTTCAGTTTGAATTTGCTCAGCTACTT ATTTCTTGGAAACAATAGTCTTTCTGGTAGCTTACCAGCTCAGAAAAGCACCTCGCTTCTCAATGT AGATTTATCGTACAATCAGCTCTCAGGAAGCTTTCCTTCTTGGGTTAGTCAACCGAATCTAAAATT CATTTTACCATCAGGTTTAAACTGTCTTCAGCGAAATATACCATGTTATCTCGGTTCTCCTATCT ATTCATCCTTTGGAATAAATTGTGGTGGTAGTAAAGACATTACAGCTTCTGATGGAACTCTCTATGAGATTGATGATGCTGCTCTGTCAGCTGCATCATACTATGTGACAGGGTCAACCAAATGGGGTGTTAGCAATGTTGGGAGATTCGCGGACGCCTCGAACGCCAGCTATATAATAGCCAGTTTATCGCAGTTTCAAAATACATTAACTTCAGAACTGTTTCAGACTGCAAGGATGTCTCCTTCATCATTAAGATACTATGGTATTGGGCTTCAGAATGGAAATTACACTGTAAAGCTCCAATTCGCTGAAATTGCATTCCCCAACCCACCAACTTGGAAAAGTGTCGGAAGAAGAGTTTTTGATGTATACATTCAG GGAGATCTCAAAGCAAAAGATTTGGATGTAAGAAAGGAGGCTGGTGGGACATCATTTAAGGCTGTTGTCAAAACATTTGTCGCTCCAGTAACCAATAATTTCCTCGAAATTCATTTCTTTTGGGCGGGAAAAGGCACTTGCTGCATTCCTACGCAAGGCTACTATGGCCCATTCATCTCAGCTCTCAGTGTTTCTCCTTACG ACTTCACTCCAAATGTGACGAACGAACTACCAAGTACGGGCTCGAAGAGTAAAACAGGTTTGGTTGTAGGACTTGTAGTTGGAATCGCAGTCTTAGGTTTGTTGGTGATCGTTGGCGTCTTTGTTTTGTGGCGAAGGAAACGAAGGCCGGGCATGGATGATGATG aatttttgagttttgttggAAAACCTGACATCTTCAGTTATGCTGAGTTACGGTCTGCCACAGAAGACTTCAGTCCTGAAAATATTCTTGGAGAAGGGGGATTTGGGGCTGTTTATAAG GGTAAACTATCTGATGGAAGAATAGTAGGTGTAAAGCAACTATCAGTAACATCTCATCAAGGAAAGCACCAATTCGTGACTGAAATTGCGACTATATCCCAAGTCCAACATCGAAACCTTGTGAAGTTATATGGTTGCTGCATCGAGGGAAATAAGCCGCTATTGGTTTATGAGTACCTTGAAAACAGAAGCCTTGATCAGGCAATCTTTG GGAAAAATAGTTTGCATCTTGATTGGACGAAACGCTTTGAAATATGTTTGGGTGTCGCAAGAGGTCTAGCCTATCTACACGAGGAGTCCAGCGTTAGAATTGTACATCGAGACGTCAAAGCCAGCAACATCCTACTTGACGCAGATCTTAACCCAAAAATCTCAGACTTTGGGCTCGCTAAGctttatgatgataaaatgactcACATTAGCACAAGAATTGCTGGAACAAT TGGTTATCTCGCACCAGAGTATGCCATGAGAGGCCATCTGACTGAAAAAGCCGACGTGTTTTCATTCGGTGTCGTGGCCCTGGAAGTTGTTTCCGGACGGTCAAATTCAGATCCGAGCCTCGAGGAGGAGAAGGTTTATCTTCTTGACTGG GCATGGCATTTATATGAGAACAAGTGCGCGTTGGAAATGGTGGACCCGAGACTAACATCATTTAAGGAGGAAGAGGCGGCTCGTGTTATCGGAGTTGCCCTTCTATGCACACAGGCGTCGCCTCTGCAACGGCCACCGATGTCGAGGGTTGTTGCCATGCTGGCAGGGGATGTCGAGGTGAGCAAGGTGACTACGAAGCCGGGCTACTTAACCGAGTATCAGTTCAAGGATGCAAGCAGCAGCTACTTCTCCGAGAGCTCCTCTGGACCGTCAGCGCAGCAACTGTCAAGCAACCAAGTTAGTGTGCTGTCAGGCTCGAGCACGGGAGCTCATACAACGGTCGAAACGCCATTGCCTTCGCAATCGCTGATGGGCTCAATTATCAGTGAGGGAAGGTGA
- the LOC109720401 gene encoding probable LRR receptor-like serine/threonine-protein kinase At1g56130 isoform X2, which translates to MVVLRLPTISPSQYCFNLLFTLCLFLFVGRATAQAKTDPSEVQALNTILGRWGKVASAAWNISGEPCSGAAIDSTSFDDPNFNPAIKCDCSYNNKTTCHITQLKVYALDVVGPIPEELQNLTYLFNLNLAQNYLTGPLPAFIGNFSAMQYLSVGINALSGPVPKELGKLRNLLSLSISSNNFNGSIPPELGNLTSLQQLYIDSSGLSGELPSTLSNLENLQKLWGSDNNFTGQIPDFIGSWTNMLVLRFQGNSFEGPIPSSLSNLGNLTDLRIGDITSGRSSLDFVRNMTSLSNLVLRNCKISDTIPSSFGQFLNLQQLDLSFNNITGQLPPSLFSLNLLSYLFLGNNSLSGSLPAQKSTSLLNVDLSYNQLSGSFPSWVSQPNLKLNVVANNFVIDSSNNSILPSGLNCLQRNIPCYLGSPIYSSFGINCGGSKDITASDGTLYEIDDAALSAASYYVTGSTKWGVSNVGRFADASNASYIIASLSQFQNTLTSELFQTARMSPSSLRYYGIGLQNGNYTVKLQFAEIAFPNPPTWKSVGRRVFDVYIQGDLKAKDLDVRKEAGGTSFKAVVKTFVAPVTNNFLEIHFFWAGKGTCCIPTQGYYGPFISALSVSPYDFTPNVTNELPSTGSKSKTGLVVGLVVGIAVLGLLVIVGVFVLWRRKRRPGMDDDEFLSFVGKPDIFSYAELRSATEDFSPENILGEGGFGAVYKGKLSDGRIVGVKQLSVTSHQGKHQFVTEIATISQVQHRNLVKLYGCCIEGNKPLLVYEYLENRSLDQAIFGKNSLHLDWTKRFEICLGVARGLAYLHEESSVRIVHRDVKASNILLDADLNPKISDFGLAKLYDDKMTHISTRIAGTIGYLAPEYAMRGHLTEKADVFSFGVVALEVVSGRSNSDPSLEEEKVYLLDWAWHLYENKCALEMVDPRLTSFKEEEAARVIGVALLCTQASPLQRPPMSRVVAMLAGDVEVSKVTTKPGYLTEYQFKDASSSYFSESSSGPSAQQLSSNQVSVLSGSSTGAHTTVETPLPSQSLMGSIISEGR; encoded by the exons ATGGTGGTGTTGAGGTTACCTACAATTTCTCCTTCTCAATATtgctttaatttgttgtttacTCTTTGCCTCTTCCTCTTTGTGGGAAGGGCCACTGCTCAAGCCAAGACAGATCCTTCTGAAG TGCAAGCTTTGAATACAATACTCGGGAGATGGGGGAAGGTGGCGTCGGCGGCTTGGAACATCAGCGGCGAGCCGTGCAGTGGCGCCGCCATCGACTCGACCAGCTTCGACGATCCGAACTTCAACCCGGCCATCAAGTGTGACTGCTCCTACAACAACAAGACTACTTGCCACATCACCCAGCT GAAAGTATATGCATTAGATGTGGTTGGACCCATCCCAGAGGAGCTTCAGAATCTCACTTATCTATTTAACCT GAACTTGGCACAAAACTACTTGACGGGGCCTTTACCAGCATTCATTGGAAACTTTTCTGCAATGCAGTACCT GTCTgtaggaattaatgctttatctGGGCCTGTCCCAAAGGAGCTCGGAAAGCTTCGGAATCTCTTATCACT GAGTATtagttcaaataattttaacggctcTATTCCTCCAGAGCTTGGGAATTTAACCAGTCTGCAGCAACt GTACATTGATAGTTCAGGCCTCAGTGGTGAACTTCCATCGACATTGTCTAATCTGGAAAACTTGCAGAAGCT GTGGGGTTCAGACAACAATTTCACCGGACAAATTCCTGATTTTATTGGGAGCTGGACAAATATGCTTGTCTT GAGATTCCAAGGCAATTCTTTCGAAGGTCCAATTCCTTCAAGCCTATCCAATCTTGGTAACTTGACGGACTT ACGTATAGGTGATATAACGAGTGGAAGATCTTCTTTGGACTTCGTCCGTAACATGACATCTTTGAGCAACCT GGTATTGAGAAACTGCAAAATATCTGATACTATTCCATCAAGCTTTGGGCAATTCTTAAACCTACAGCAATT GGATCTGAGCTTTAACAATATTACGGGTCAACTTCCTCCGTCCCTCTTCAGTTTGAATTTGCTCAGCTACTT ATTTCTTGGAAACAATAGTCTTTCTGGTAGCTTACCAGCTCAGAAAAGCACCTCGCTTCTCAATGT AGATTTATCGTACAATCAGCTCTCAGGAAGCTTTCCTTCTTGGGTTAGTCAACCGAATCTAAAATT GAACGTGGTGGCAAATAACTTTGTGATAGACAGCTCCAACAACAG CATTTTACCATCAGGTTTAAACTGTCTTCAGCGAAATATACCATGTTATCTCGGTTCTCCTATCT ATTCATCCTTTGGAATAAATTGTGGTGGTAGTAAAGACATTACAGCTTCTGATGGAACTCTCTATGAGATTGATGATGCTGCTCTGTCAGCTGCATCATACTATGTGACAGGGTCAACCAAATGGGGTGTTAGCAATGTTGGGAGATTCGCGGACGCCTCGAACGCCAGCTATATAATAGCCAGTTTATCGCAGTTTCAAAATACATTAACTTCAGAACTGTTTCAGACTGCAAGGATGTCTCCTTCATCATTAAGATACTATGGTATTGGGCTTCAGAATGGAAATTACACTGTAAAGCTCCAATTCGCTGAAATTGCATTCCCCAACCCACCAACTTGGAAAAGTGTCGGAAGAAGAGTTTTTGATGTATACATTCAG GGAGATCTCAAAGCAAAAGATTTGGATGTAAGAAAGGAGGCTGGTGGGACATCATTTAAGGCTGTTGTCAAAACATTTGTCGCTCCAGTAACCAATAATTTCCTCGAAATTCATTTCTTTTGGGCGGGAAAAGGCACTTGCTGCATTCCTACGCAAGGCTACTATGGCCCATTCATCTCAGCTCTCAGTGTTTCTCCTTACG ACTTCACTCCAAATGTGACGAACGAACTACCAAGTACGGGCTCGAAGAGTAAAACAGGTTTGGTTGTAGGACTTGTAGTTGGAATCGCAGTCTTAGGTTTGTTGGTGATCGTTGGCGTCTTTGTTTTGTGGCGAAGGAAACGAAGGCCGGGCATGGATGATGATG aatttttgagttttgttggAAAACCTGACATCTTCAGTTATGCTGAGTTACGGTCTGCCACAGAAGACTTCAGTCCTGAAAATATTCTTGGAGAAGGGGGATTTGGGGCTGTTTATAAG GGTAAACTATCTGATGGAAGAATAGTAGGTGTAAAGCAACTATCAGTAACATCTCATCAAGGAAAGCACCAATTCGTGACTGAAATTGCGACTATATCCCAAGTCCAACATCGAAACCTTGTGAAGTTATATGGTTGCTGCATCGAGGGAAATAAGCCGCTATTGGTTTATGAGTACCTTGAAAACAGAAGCCTTGATCAGGCAATCTTTG GGAAAAATAGTTTGCATCTTGATTGGACGAAACGCTTTGAAATATGTTTGGGTGTCGCAAGAGGTCTAGCCTATCTACACGAGGAGTCCAGCGTTAGAATTGTACATCGAGACGTCAAAGCCAGCAACATCCTACTTGACGCAGATCTTAACCCAAAAATCTCAGACTTTGGGCTCGCTAAGctttatgatgataaaatgactcACATTAGCACAAGAATTGCTGGAACAAT TGGTTATCTCGCACCAGAGTATGCCATGAGAGGCCATCTGACTGAAAAAGCCGACGTGTTTTCATTCGGTGTCGTGGCCCTGGAAGTTGTTTCCGGACGGTCAAATTCAGATCCGAGCCTCGAGGAGGAGAAGGTTTATCTTCTTGACTGG GCATGGCATTTATATGAGAACAAGTGCGCGTTGGAAATGGTGGACCCGAGACTAACATCATTTAAGGAGGAAGAGGCGGCTCGTGTTATCGGAGTTGCCCTTCTATGCACACAGGCGTCGCCTCTGCAACGGCCACCGATGTCGAGGGTTGTTGCCATGCTGGCAGGGGATGTCGAGGTGAGCAAGGTGACTACGAAGCCGGGCTACTTAACCGAGTATCAGTTCAAGGATGCAAGCAGCAGCTACTTCTCCGAGAGCTCCTCTGGACCGTCAGCGCAGCAACTGTCAAGCAACCAAGTTAGTGTGCTGTCAGGCTCGAGCACGGGAGCTCATACAACGGTCGAAACGCCATTGCCTTCGCAATCGCTGATGGGCTCAATTATCAGTGAGGGAAGGTGA
- the LOC109720825 gene encoding urease accessory protein F encodes MEIDDKGTDNNERTADHLLQWTQWQLLDSILPTGGFAHSYGLEAAIQARIVSSPQNLKSFIIQVLENTATLLLPFVHCANKSPDIDNYAKLDKLLEATLTNEVGRKASASQGAALLRVAASVFSEAPLLRKIRESFMGSREVSFHHAPVFGLICGLTGFDSGTSQRAYMFITMRDVISAATRLNLVGPLGASVLQHEIAPVAEETVRRWMDRSVEEAFQTAPLLDTVQGCHSYLFSRLFCS; translated from the coding sequence ATGGAAATCGACGACAAGGGAACAGATAATAACGAACGGACCGCAGACCACCTCCTCCAGTGGACCCAATGGCAGCTGCTCGATTCCATTCTTCCCACAGGTGGTTTTGCTCATTCTTATGGGCTCGAGGCCGCGATTCAAGCGCGCATTGTATCAAGCCCTCAGAATCTCAAATCCTTTATCATCCAAGTTCTAGAGAACACCGCAACCCTGCTCCTCCCATTCGTGCATTGCGCGAATAAATCCCCCGATATCGACAATTATGCCAAACTTGATAAATTGCTCGAAGCAACTTTAACCAACGAAGTCGGCAGAAAAGCTTCTGCTTCTCAAGGTGCAGCGCTTTTGAGAGTAGCCGCTTCTGTATTTTCTGAGGCTCCGTTACTCAGGAAAATCCGGGAATCGTTTATGGGTTCGAGAGAGGTTTCTTTCCACCACGCGCCCGTTTTCGGGCTCATATGCGGGCTTACCGGCTTCGACAGTGGTACTTCTCAGCGGGCCTACATGTTCATTACCATGCGAGATGTTATATCTGCCGCCACGCGGCTTAATTTGGTTGGTCCACTTGGCGCATCGGTGTTGCAGCACGAGATCGCGCCCGTTGCGGAAGAGACGGTGAGGAGATGGATGGACCGTTCGGTTGAGGAGGCGTTCCAAACTGCGCCTTTGCTCGACACGGTTCAGGGCTGTCACAGTTACCTGTTCTCCAGGCTATTTTGCTCATAA
- the LOC109720401 gene encoding probable LRR receptor-like serine/threonine-protein kinase At1g56130 isoform X1, with amino-acid sequence MVVLRLPTISPSQYCFNLLFTLCLFLFVGRATAQAKTDPSEVQALNTILGRWGKVASAAWNISGEPCSGAAIDSTSFDDPNFNPAIKCDCSYNNKTTCHITQLKVYALDVVGPIPEELQNLTYLFNLNLAQNYLTGPLPAFIGNFSAMQYLSVGINALSGPVPKELGKLRNLLSLSISSNNFNGSIPPELGNLTSLQQLYIDSSGLSGELPSTLSNLENLQKLWGSDNNFTGQIPDFIGSWTNMLVLRFQGNSFEGPIPSSLSNLGNLTDLRIGDITSGRSSLDFVRNMTSLSNLVLRNCKISDTIPSSFGQFLNLQQLDLSFNNITGQLPPSLFSLNLLSYLFLGNNSLSGSLPAQKSTSLLNVDLSYNQLSGSFPSWVSQPNLKLNVVANNFVIDSSNNSILPSGLNCLQRNIPCYLGSPIYSSFGINCGGSKDITASDGTLYEIDDAALSAASYYVTGSTKWGVSNVGRFADASNASYIIASLSQFQNTLTSELFQTARMSPSSLRYYGIGLQNGNYTVKLQFAEIAFPNPPTWKSVGRRVFDVYIQGDLKAKDLDVRKEAGGTSFKAVVKTFVAPVTNNFLEIHFFWAGKGTCCIPTQGYYGPFISALSVSPYDFTPNVTNELPSTGSKSKTGLVVGLVVGIAVLGLLVIVGVFVLWRRKRRPGMDDDEFLSFVGKPDIFSYAELRSATEDFSPENILGEGGFGAVYKGKLSDGRIVGVKQLSVTSHQGKHQFVTEIATISQVQHRNLVKLYGCCIEGNKPLLVYEYLENRSLDQAIFEQHFFKSAGKNSLHLDWTKRFEICLGVARGLAYLHEESSVRIVHRDVKASNILLDADLNPKISDFGLAKLYDDKMTHISTRIAGTIGYLAPEYAMRGHLTEKADVFSFGVVALEVVSGRSNSDPSLEEEKVYLLDWAWHLYENKCALEMVDPRLTSFKEEEAARVIGVALLCTQASPLQRPPMSRVVAMLAGDVEVSKVTTKPGYLTEYQFKDASSSYFSESSSGPSAQQLSSNQVSVLSGSSTGAHTTVETPLPSQSLMGSIISEGR; translated from the exons ATGGTGGTGTTGAGGTTACCTACAATTTCTCCTTCTCAATATtgctttaatttgttgtttacTCTTTGCCTCTTCCTCTTTGTGGGAAGGGCCACTGCTCAAGCCAAGACAGATCCTTCTGAAG TGCAAGCTTTGAATACAATACTCGGGAGATGGGGGAAGGTGGCGTCGGCGGCTTGGAACATCAGCGGCGAGCCGTGCAGTGGCGCCGCCATCGACTCGACCAGCTTCGACGATCCGAACTTCAACCCGGCCATCAAGTGTGACTGCTCCTACAACAACAAGACTACTTGCCACATCACCCAGCT GAAAGTATATGCATTAGATGTGGTTGGACCCATCCCAGAGGAGCTTCAGAATCTCACTTATCTATTTAACCT GAACTTGGCACAAAACTACTTGACGGGGCCTTTACCAGCATTCATTGGAAACTTTTCTGCAATGCAGTACCT GTCTgtaggaattaatgctttatctGGGCCTGTCCCAAAGGAGCTCGGAAAGCTTCGGAATCTCTTATCACT GAGTATtagttcaaataattttaacggctcTATTCCTCCAGAGCTTGGGAATTTAACCAGTCTGCAGCAACt GTACATTGATAGTTCAGGCCTCAGTGGTGAACTTCCATCGACATTGTCTAATCTGGAAAACTTGCAGAAGCT GTGGGGTTCAGACAACAATTTCACCGGACAAATTCCTGATTTTATTGGGAGCTGGACAAATATGCTTGTCTT GAGATTCCAAGGCAATTCTTTCGAAGGTCCAATTCCTTCAAGCCTATCCAATCTTGGTAACTTGACGGACTT ACGTATAGGTGATATAACGAGTGGAAGATCTTCTTTGGACTTCGTCCGTAACATGACATCTTTGAGCAACCT GGTATTGAGAAACTGCAAAATATCTGATACTATTCCATCAAGCTTTGGGCAATTCTTAAACCTACAGCAATT GGATCTGAGCTTTAACAATATTACGGGTCAACTTCCTCCGTCCCTCTTCAGTTTGAATTTGCTCAGCTACTT ATTTCTTGGAAACAATAGTCTTTCTGGTAGCTTACCAGCTCAGAAAAGCACCTCGCTTCTCAATGT AGATTTATCGTACAATCAGCTCTCAGGAAGCTTTCCTTCTTGGGTTAGTCAACCGAATCTAAAATT GAACGTGGTGGCAAATAACTTTGTGATAGACAGCTCCAACAACAG CATTTTACCATCAGGTTTAAACTGTCTTCAGCGAAATATACCATGTTATCTCGGTTCTCCTATCT ATTCATCCTTTGGAATAAATTGTGGTGGTAGTAAAGACATTACAGCTTCTGATGGAACTCTCTATGAGATTGATGATGCTGCTCTGTCAGCTGCATCATACTATGTGACAGGGTCAACCAAATGGGGTGTTAGCAATGTTGGGAGATTCGCGGACGCCTCGAACGCCAGCTATATAATAGCCAGTTTATCGCAGTTTCAAAATACATTAACTTCAGAACTGTTTCAGACTGCAAGGATGTCTCCTTCATCATTAAGATACTATGGTATTGGGCTTCAGAATGGAAATTACACTGTAAAGCTCCAATTCGCTGAAATTGCATTCCCCAACCCACCAACTTGGAAAAGTGTCGGAAGAAGAGTTTTTGATGTATACATTCAG GGAGATCTCAAAGCAAAAGATTTGGATGTAAGAAAGGAGGCTGGTGGGACATCATTTAAGGCTGTTGTCAAAACATTTGTCGCTCCAGTAACCAATAATTTCCTCGAAATTCATTTCTTTTGGGCGGGAAAAGGCACTTGCTGCATTCCTACGCAAGGCTACTATGGCCCATTCATCTCAGCTCTCAGTGTTTCTCCTTACG ACTTCACTCCAAATGTGACGAACGAACTACCAAGTACGGGCTCGAAGAGTAAAACAGGTTTGGTTGTAGGACTTGTAGTTGGAATCGCAGTCTTAGGTTTGTTGGTGATCGTTGGCGTCTTTGTTTTGTGGCGAAGGAAACGAAGGCCGGGCATGGATGATGATG aatttttgagttttgttggAAAACCTGACATCTTCAGTTATGCTGAGTTACGGTCTGCCACAGAAGACTTCAGTCCTGAAAATATTCTTGGAGAAGGGGGATTTGGGGCTGTTTATAAG GGTAAACTATCTGATGGAAGAATAGTAGGTGTAAAGCAACTATCAGTAACATCTCATCAAGGAAAGCACCAATTCGTGACTGAAATTGCGACTATATCCCAAGTCCAACATCGAAACCTTGTGAAGTTATATGGTTGCTGCATCGAGGGAAATAAGCCGCTATTGGTTTATGAGTACCTTGAAAACAGAAGCCTTGATCAGGCAATCTTTG aacaacatttttttaaatctgCAGGGAAAAATAGTTTGCATCTTGATTGGACGAAACGCTTTGAAATATGTTTGGGTGTCGCAAGAGGTCTAGCCTATCTACACGAGGAGTCCAGCGTTAGAATTGTACATCGAGACGTCAAAGCCAGCAACATCCTACTTGACGCAGATCTTAACCCAAAAATCTCAGACTTTGGGCTCGCTAAGctttatgatgataaaatgactcACATTAGCACAAGAATTGCTGGAACAAT TGGTTATCTCGCACCAGAGTATGCCATGAGAGGCCATCTGACTGAAAAAGCCGACGTGTTTTCATTCGGTGTCGTGGCCCTGGAAGTTGTTTCCGGACGGTCAAATTCAGATCCGAGCCTCGAGGAGGAGAAGGTTTATCTTCTTGACTGG GCATGGCATTTATATGAGAACAAGTGCGCGTTGGAAATGGTGGACCCGAGACTAACATCATTTAAGGAGGAAGAGGCGGCTCGTGTTATCGGAGTTGCCCTTCTATGCACACAGGCGTCGCCTCTGCAACGGCCACCGATGTCGAGGGTTGTTGCCATGCTGGCAGGGGATGTCGAGGTGAGCAAGGTGACTACGAAGCCGGGCTACTTAACCGAGTATCAGTTCAAGGATGCAAGCAGCAGCTACTTCTCCGAGAGCTCCTCTGGACCGTCAGCGCAGCAACTGTCAAGCAACCAAGTTAGTGTGCTGTCAGGCTCGAGCACGGGAGCTCATACAACGGTCGAAACGCCATTGCCTTCGCAATCGCTGATGGGCTCAATTATCAGTGAGGGAAGGTGA